In Candidatus Methylacidiphilales bacterium, the genomic stretch CCTGTTCGGCCTTGCACCATCCGGGGTTTATCGTGCCTCCTCGATTACTCTCGGAGCGGTGGGCTCTTACCCCGCCGTTTCACCCTTGTCACGCCTCTGCCTTTCGGCTCGGGCGGACGGTTTGTTTTCTGTGACACTGTCCGTCATCCCCGGTTTTCACCAAGGATGCCCGCGAATTCTTCGCGGCGGATTGCCATGTGGTGTTCGGACTTTCCTCCCGCAAAAGCAGTACACTTCAGCGGGCGATCATCTGCCTCAAGAAACAGTCTGCCTGTTTGCGCGGAAAAAAAAAGCCAATTCGATTGGGAAATATCAGGACACGTCACCGATGAGTTTGTGAAACTCTTCCTCTGTAAGAATCCTGAGCCCGATTTCCTTCGCTTTTTCAAGCTTCGAACCCGCATCACTTCCGCACAACAGATAATCGGTGTTCTTGGTGACCGCGCCCGTCACTTTTCCGCCGGACTCCCCGATTTTAGCGGCAAAGACCTCGCGCGGCTTGGAGAGGGTCCCGGTGATCACAAAAACCTTTCCGTCCAGCGCGCCACCCCCGCCATGTGCCGGCCCTGATGGCAGGGATGGCGTGATGTGCAAGCGCTTCATTTCGGATAATGCCAATCGACCCCTCTCCGAATCAAAAAAGTCCAACAGGCTTTTTGCGGCAACAGGGCCAATCACTGTGAGAATTTTTTCCTGCCCGCCCTTCTTTCCAAAGCCGCTTTCCAGCAGTTCAGATTCCAGTTGCTGAATCTGACTCACAACGAGTTCATGCTGTCCGTCCCGCGCGGGTTTGTCTGTCAGAGCAAGCTGCTGCTGGCTGTTTCTGCCTCTGGGATTGGTCCGTTTCGCCTCTTCCCGCAATTCGTCCAGTTTGCAGGTTTTCCTCAACAATTCAGAGGAAGCCAGCTCGGAAACACTCTTGTGAAATCGCGCCAGCTCCCGGGCCGTTGCGTCCCCGATTTCCGGTATCGCGAGGGCAAATATCCATTTTGAAAGAGGCTTATGCTTTGATGCCTCCAGCGCATCGATAAGCTTACGGGCGTTTTTGGATCCGAACACCCTCGGTTCCTGTGCCGTGCCCAAATTCAATCCTGACAACTTGTCGATGTTCAGCCCGTAAAGATCCCAGGGTTCGCTGACCCAGCCGGACTCCACCAGTTTGTCCGCAACCGCCCCTCCGAGATTTTCGATGTCCAGCGCCGCACGTTGCGCGAAATGCTCCAGTCGTCGCGTCTTCTGCGCGGAGCAATCCAGGTTTTCGCAACGCCAGGCGACAAATTGTTCGTCCCGGCGGATGGGGCCGCCACAAACGGGGCATTTCCCGCCCAAAAATGCCGACAGATCGAAGGGTTTCGTTTCCTTTGGCCTTTTGCCAGTTACAACCCTGATTACCGCGGGGATTACTTCTCCTGCCTTTTCAATCACCACCGTGTCCCCGACACGTATATCTTTTGCCTTGATTTCGTCTTCGTTGTGCAAGGTCGCCCTGGAAATGGTGCTGCCGGCAAGCA encodes the following:
- the ligA gene encoding NAD-dependent DNA ligase LigA — encoded protein: MKAIPKPDELKHYHRLVEEVRSHDIAYYTLASPRISDFEYDGLYRELKDFEGKYPEAALPDSPTQKVGGKPLEEFKQVRHQRRMQSLDNTYSTDEVRAFITRIEKSLPGEEISFVVEPKIDGVAVTLRYEEGAFVQGATRGDGETGDDITDNLRTLRQIPIHISGKAKVLEVRGEVFMTHAAFARMNEARTVAGQALFANARNAAAGTLKMLDSREVAKRPLSIVLYGTGELNGVELASQAEALKFLKSMGFPTPEWHAVCKSGREVLDAVTKIDELRKNFAYPTDGAVIKVNEFALRDKLEKSSERILKKSPPWAVAYKFAPDQAETALKAITIQVGRTGVLTPVAELEPVLLAGSTISRATLHNEDEIKAKDIRVGDTVVIEKAGEVIPAVIRVVTGKRPKETKPFDLSAFLGGKCPVCGGPIRRDEQFVAWRCENLDCSAQKTRRLEHFAQRAALDIENLGGAVADKLVESGWVSEPWDLYGLNIDKLSGLNLGTAQEPRVFGSKNARKLIDALEASKHKPLSKWIFALAIPEIGDATARELARFHKSVSELASSELLRKTCKLDELREEAKRTNPRGRNSQQQLALTDKPARDGQHELVVSQIQQLESELLESGFGKKGGQEKILTVIGPVAAKSLLDFFDSERGRLALSEMKRLHITPSLPSGPAHGGGGALDGKVFVITGTLSKPREVFAAKIGESGGKVTGAVTKNTDYLLCGSDAGSKLEKAKEIGLRILTEEEFHKLIGDVS